CAGCGCCAGGCGCAGCACCTGTTCCCGCCGACGCTGGTGGCCAGCCAGTTCGCGACGCTGGAGCCGCCGCTGGGCGAAGCCGGCGTGCTGCGGCTGCAGGCCACCGACCCGCTGCCCGTGCTCACCGACGCGGTGGTGCGCTGGCTGCAGCCTGAGGTGCCCTCGTGAGTGGATCGGCGACACACCCAGCCCGCCGCCTGGCCGACGTCGCCATGGCCGCCTGCCTGGCGGTGATGGCGCTGGCCGTCTTCGTCAACGTGGTGCTGCGCTACGGCTTCGGCAGCGGCATCGCCGCCGCCGAGGAGCTGTCGCGCCTGCTCTTCGTGTGGATGGTGTTCATCGGTGCCGCCACCGCCTACCCGGCGGGCGAGCACATGGCCTTCACCGGGCTGGTCGGCCTGCTCGCGCGGCGGCCGGCCGCGTTCCGCCTCGCGACGGTGCTCATCCGGCTGCTGGTCCTCGCGGCCTGCGCGCTGCTGGCCTGGGGCGCCTGGCAGCAGGTGTTGGTGGGGCTGGACAGCCGGTCGGTGGTGCTGGGTTATCCGGCCGCGCTGCTGCCGCTGCCGGCGCTGCTGTGCGCACTGGCCATCGGCGTCATGGCGCTGGTCGAACTGGTGAGGCGCACGCCGCTGGATTTGGGCCACGCGGCCGACATGGAGTAGGGCGCATGGCCCCCGAAGCGCAGGCCTTCATCGTCTTCTCGGCCGGCATGCTGCTGCTGATGGGCATCGGCATGAACATGGCCCTGGCGCTGGTGCTCACCGGCGCCGGCATGGCCTGGGTGCTGGACTTCTGGGACACCCAGCTGCTGGCGCAGAACCTGGTCGCCGGCATCGACAGCTTCCCGCTGCTGGCGGTGCCCTTCTTCATCCTGGCCGGCGAGCTGATGAACAGCGGCGGCATCAGCCGCCGCATCATCGACATGGCGCAGGCCTGGGTCGGCCACATCCACGGCGGGCTGGGCTACGTGGCCATCGGCGCGGCGGTGCTGCTGTCGGCGATGTCCGGCTCGGCGCTGGCCGACGCGGCGGCCATGTCCTCGATCCTGCTGCCGATGATGCGCCGGCACGGCTACCCGGTGGCGGCGTCGGCCGGGCTCATCGCCTCGGGCAGCGTGATCGGGCCGATCATCCCGCCGTCGATGGCCTTCGTCATCTACGGCGTCACCACCAACACCTCCATCTCGGCGCTGTTCCTCTCCGGC
The sequence above is a segment of the Aquabacterium sp. J223 genome. Coding sequences within it:
- a CDS encoding TRAP transporter small permease subunit; amino-acid sequence: MAACLAVMALAVFVNVVLRYGFGSGIAAAEELSRLLFVWMVFIGAATAYPAGEHMAFTGLVGLLARRPAAFRLATVLIRLLVLAACALLAWGAWQQVLVGLDSRSVVLGYPAALLPLPALLCALAIGVMALVELVRRTPLDLGHAADME